A section of the Pochonia chlamydosporia 170 chromosome 2, whole genome shotgun sequence genome encodes:
- a CDS encoding tetratrico peptide repeat domain-containing protein: protein MADIESLRSDVNSLVAAIFTAIDSYAEETFISEIDALAARLPANDPDGLFHKACARDSWGHSDKAIPLYRQALDIGGLTGEHRRRAVIQMASSMRNVGQVEAALELLLAERDRGTDHLDDALACTTALCLSSLGRDKEGLSMVLVALAKHLPRYNRSMTTYGKALMET, encoded by the coding sequence ATGGCGGATATAGAGAGCCTCCGGTCAGACGTAAACAGTCTGGTTGCCGCCATATTCACAGCCATAGACTCTTACGCAGAGGAAACTTTTATTTCCGAGATTGAcgccttggcagccagaTTACCCGCCAATGACCCCGATGGCCTATTCCACAAGGCTTGTGCCCGAGACTCATGGGGTCACTCAGACAAAGCCATCCCCCTGTACCGCCAAGCTCTTGACATTGGTGGACTGACCGGGGAACATCGGCGGCGAGCTGTCATTCAGATGGCTAGTTCGATGCGAAATGTTGGCCAGGTAGAGGCAGCCTTGGAACTACTACTTGCTGAGCGGGATCGTGGCACCGATCATCTTGACGATGCCTTGGCATGTACCACGGCCCTGTGTCTATCGAGTTTGGGTAGAGACAAGGAAGGCTTGTCAATGGTCTTGGTTGCTTTGGCAAAACACTTGCCACGATATAATCGGTCCATGACCACCTACGGCAAGGCCTTGATGGAGACTTAA